In one Mus caroli chromosome 14, CAROLI_EIJ_v1.1, whole genome shotgun sequence genomic region, the following are encoded:
- the Npm2 gene encoding nucleoplasmin-2 produces MSRHSTSSVTETTAKNILWGSELNQEKQICTFRGQGERKDSCKLLLSTICLGEKAKEEVNRVEVLSQEGRKLPITIATLKASVLPMVTVSGIELSPPVTFRLKTGSGPVFLSGLECYETSDLTWEDDEEEEEEEEEEDEDEDADISLEEIPVKQVKRVAPQKQMSIAKKKKVEKEEDETVVRPSPQDKSPWKKEKSTPRARKPVTKK; encoded by the exons ATGAGTCGCCACAGCACCAGCAGCGTGACCGAAACCACAGCAAAAAACATCCTCTGGG GTAGTGAACTCAATCAAGAAAAGCAGATTTGCACCTTTAGAGGCCAAGGCGAGAGGAAGGACAGCTGTAAACTCTTGCTCAGCACG ATCTGCCTGGGGGAGAAAGCCAAAGAGGAGGTGAACCGTGTGGAAGTCCTCTCCCAGGAAGGCAGAAAACTACCAATCACTATTGCTACACTGAAGGCCTCTGTCCTGCCCATG GTCACTGTATCAGGTATAGAGCTTTCTCCTCCAGTAACTTTTCGGCTCAAGACTGGCTCAGGACCTGTGTTCCTCAGTGGCCTGGAATGTTATG AGACTTCGGACCTGACCTGGGAAGATgacgaggaagaggaagaagaggaggaggaagaggatgaagatgaggatgCAGATATATCGCTAGAGGAGATACCTGTCAAACAAGTCAAAAGGGTGGCTCCCCAGAAGCAGATGAGCATAGCTAAG AAAAagaaggtggagaaagaagaggatgaaACAGTAGTGAG GCCCAGCCCTCAGGACAAGAGCCCCTGGAAGAAG GAGAAATCTACACCCAGAGCAAGGAAGCCAGTGACCAAGAAATGA